The following are encoded together in the candidate division KSB1 bacterium genome:
- a CDS encoding aminodeoxychorismate/anthranilate synthase component II: MMVWVIDNYDSFTYNLVQYVGELGYPVHVVRNDGLTPEDLPNLAPEALILSPGPGRPEDAGITPAAIAYFKDKCPILGVCLGHQAIGCVFGARVVAAPEPVHGKDTLVYHDGRTLYREVPNPFRAGRYHSLIVAREGLPDCLTISAETADGLIMGLRHKDYPIEGVQFHPESVLTEQGKRLIENFLRRTI; this comes from the coding sequence GTGATGGTTTGGGTTATCGACAATTACGATTCGTTTACCTACAATTTGGTGCAGTACGTGGGCGAATTGGGCTATCCGGTGCACGTGGTGCGCAACGACGGCCTGACGCCGGAGGACTTGCCCAACCTCGCTCCCGAGGCGCTGATCCTCTCGCCGGGACCGGGGCGACCGGAGGACGCCGGCATCACGCCGGCGGCAATTGCATATTTCAAAGACAAATGCCCCATTTTAGGCGTCTGCCTCGGCCATCAGGCGATCGGGTGCGTTTTCGGCGCGCGCGTCGTCGCCGCTCCCGAGCCGGTGCACGGCAAGGACACCTTGGTTTATCACGACGGCCGCACATTGTATCGTGAGGTTCCGAATCCCTTTCGCGCGGGACGCTATCACTCGCTGATCGTGGCGCGCGAGGGGCTGCCGGACTGCCTGACGATCAGCGCCGAAACCGCCGACGGCCTGATCATGGGGTTGCGCCATAAAGATTATCCCATCGAAGGGGTGCAATTTCATCCCGAATCGGTTTTGACCGAGCAGGGGAAACGCTTGATCGAAAATTTTCTCAGGAGGACAATATGA